One window from the genome of Vicugna pacos chromosome 23, VicPac4, whole genome shotgun sequence encodes:
- the IL20 gene encoding interleukin-20 — protein MRGSGLPLCLLSAVFYLSWTPSAGLKTLHLGSCVITTNLQGIRSGFAEIQSSVQTKDEILDIRILKKTHSLQDTTPAYQCCLLRHILRLYLDRVFKNYQTPDHHVLRKISSLANSFLAIKKDLRLCHAHMSCPCGEEAMEKYSQILSHFEELQPQAAVVKALGELDILLRWIEAID, from the exons ATGAGAGGCTCTGGTCTtcccctctgccttctctctgctgtgTTTTATCTCTCCTGGACACCTTCTGCTGGTCTAAAGACACTCCATTTGGGAAGCTGTGTGATCACCACAAACCTTCAGGGAATTCGAAGTGGATTTGCGGAGATACAGAGCAGTGTG CAAACCAAAGATGAAATCCTTGACATCAGAATCTTGAAGAAGACTCACTCTTTGCAAGACACAACG CCTGCATATCAGTGCTGCCTCCTCCGCCACATACTGAGACTCTACCTGGACAGGGTGTTCAAAAACTACCAGACCCCTGACCACCATGTCCTCCGGAAGATCAGCAGTCTCGCCAACTCGTTTCTTGCCATCAAGAAGGACCTCCGGCTCTGT CATGCGCATATGTCATGCCCTTGTGGAGAGGAAGCAATGGAAAAATACAGCCAGATTCTGAGTCACTTCGAAGAG CTTCAGCCTCAGGCAGCGGtggtgaaggctctgggggagCTGGACATTCTCCTGCGATGGATAGAGGCGATTGACTAG